The sequence below is a genomic window from Glycine max cultivar Williams 82 chromosome 20, Glycine_max_v4.0, whole genome shotgun sequence.
AAAATCACATTAACAAATAGTACTGTTTTAACGTGATTCTCAACCATTTTAACATGaatccaaaataaatattttaatcaagtTGTATGTCACTTTAACTTAAATCACCAATTAATGTTCCTCTGGTTGAGTTTTTATACAGAtaagaataagaaagaaaatgatactaccattatgcaattaaaaaaatctaagtaTACTCGTAGTATACTTTTGTACAGAATCATCGTATGACAACAAAAAAGGTTTGGTACTTTTCATTAGAGTCTCAGTTTAGTTTCCAGAAAACAAAGACACaccgaaaaagagagagaaaagaaaaacaaaaaagttaaaagtcTTCGCTTCATTCGAAGTGAATGGTTGACGGCGGAAAAGGAGAGGGAGGAGGAGAGCAAGCATCGCCACCCTCGACGGCGGCGCGTCACGGAACCACTCTCCGGCCACGCGCCTCCGTGGAGAGTGTTTTCAGCGGCGGGTATAGCCCCGGTCCCATGGCTCTGCTTTCCAATTTCTACGGCGACGGCGATGAGTGCAAGTCGTTCTCGGAGCTCCTCGCCGGCGCCATGGTGGACCCCACGGCACCCTCGCCCATGCCCACCACAACGTTCGCGCTTCCACCTGGATTCATCGATTCACCTTCTCAAGTAATAACACATAATCTCATATGCTATATTTtgtaccaacaacaacacattaccaaaaggttttttttgttatgtatgttttagatttttatataattaattttggtaaaattgtttttaaatcaTGAAATATGATTAAAATGTGTGTTACCAAAAGGACACAGACTTGAATTCTACGCGAAACAATTGACATTAGTGGCAGTGTTATGTGAGggttcaaatataaaataaattgtgttaatttataaaatactatAATCCCGATCAATTTTAATCATAGTTTTCAGCAGAAATTACTTGTTATCAAAAtctagatttaaaaaaatagacttaAATTCTAGTTAGATTATATGTTTTCATTAATATGACTTTCATTATGAAAGTTGTGTCTCTCTACAACTCTTGAATCTTTAAACTTCATTCATTAGGGATCATGGGATTCCTCTTGGGAAAATCTTTATTATGTTGGAGATTAGTACTATAAGGAAGACACGGCTGAACTCTGTATTTGCTATTGAAGAGGTATTCAGGGttttttttccagttttttttaataaacttctTCGTAAGTAcctgagaaaaaaagaaaaagaaaaaataaaataattttttataaattaaaattggtttatgcataagttaaaaataattttttgaggaAACTAATATAAAACAACTTCTATAAATTAGCTTATGTATAATCTAATTTTAGCCTAcgaagaaattatttttgtcttttttaaaagtatttatggAAAGTTAATCCAAAATGTTATTAATGTTCATTTGGCTGACACCTACCTAGAAATaggagaaattattacatgttTTAGGATTATTATGAGTCTATGCTTTCAATCAATTTTCACGTTGTACATAttcaagttttttaatttataaaaaaattgttaaaacttGATTACATCCTACATGAATACTGACTAGGATTCATCATGaattatgtaataatttctcataAAGCAGAACCGAATTACTTCTTCCCACCTAATCTTTaggcttatttttttttaaagagaatctTTAGGCTAAAATATGGTCCATGAGAGATAACTAACAAGAAAGGATAATAATAAATAGCTGTACATACACTTATTGTAAATGAAATTAAGGATGACTGAAAAACAGAATATGAAAGGATAAGTGATGCAGCAAATCACAGCCAAGGTTTTTTGTCAAGATAACACTATAACTTTgaagtgttttcttttcttattctctTCACAATATGAATTATAAAGCATGTAATGTAGGGCCAATTTGGAATAACACACCAGCAGATGCTAGCACAGATCTCATCTCAAGCTGTGCAAACCCACTCTGAACATCCATTCTCTATATCAGCCGTATCTGCTACCTCATCATGTGCTGCACAACAGCTGATTCCACCCTCAATGCCAGATTCTAAGGTGAAAGAATCCCTTGATTATTCTCACTCTGAACAAAAATTGCAGTCTTCTGTGAATGTTGATAATAAGCCTAATAATGATGGTTACAACTGGAGGAAGTATGGGCAAAAACATGTGAAAGGTAGTGACTTCTCAAGAAGTTATTATAAGTGCACACGTCCAAATTGTCCTGTGAAGAAAAAACTTGAGCGTTCTCTTGAGGGTCATGTGACTGCAATTATTTATAAAGGAGAACACAATCATCAACGTCCTCATCGCAGTAAGATTGTGAAAGAAACACAAACTTCAAATGAAAATTCAGTGTCTAAGATGGATCTAGGGTCTAGTCAGGCCACAGGTGAACATGGATCAGGAACAAGTGATAGTGAGGAAGTAGATGACCATGAAACTGAAGCAgatgagaaaaatgatgaaCCTGATGCCAAGAGAAGGTAAGGGTTAATTAGTCCATGTAAACCTGTTCATGCTACCAAGGAGTTCTAGCTTAGTTTGTTGAGCAGAGTGTGAGTGTTGTAAACTCCctggtaccatgttcaattcctacggataaatttttttttcatgcgtGGGTAAATTGTTCATGCGTGGGTAATTATTTGGCTTTTATGTGACGTTGGAAAGTTTTATGATTCTGCAGAAACACAGAAGCCAGGATCCAGGATCCAGCCACTTTGCATAGATCTGTTGCAGAGCCTAGAATCATTGTGCAAACAACAAGTGAAGTGAATCTCTTAGATGATGGATATCGATGGCGCAAATATGGGCAGAAAGTTGTCAAAGGCAACCCATATCCAAGGTGATATTGGTTTCCCCCCTACACTTTGATTGCttatatttaatgaataattatGGATGAGCATTATCATTGTCTGCTAAGTGACAAGTTTAAGTGAAAAAAAGGCTCACCGTAAATAAAGTATGAATGGACAAGTTCAACAACGTAAGTTTAACATGAGTTTAAAATGAGTGAAAAAGGCTCACCATTACAAATTGCTCCCATAGTTTAAAATGCAGTATAAAAAGGTTAATCTATAATATAAGTTTTGTCCCGCACATACTTATGTATATGAATATTTCCCCACAGCATAAAATTTCTGGATCCGCCACTACATCTAATGTTTTAAGGCATTTGAGTTAGATATGATGTGAAGTTAATTTATGTTGTTTGCTTGTGAATTGTTAATGAAGATATCTCCCATCTTTTGATCTGTTTGTATTTCCTAACATTCTCCATATCAACTTTCAAGAAACTTGGTTCCCATAATGCTTAATTATTCATCACAGTCAGATTATGCTATTCATTGTATCATGATCTATCTTTCCACTTAGGCATGGCACCCGGGCGGGGCGGGGGCGGGGGCGGGGGCGGGGAGTATTCCCCTGCTCCCCGTCCCCGAACCTTACCCTGCTT
It includes:
- the LOC100784936 gene encoding probable WRKY transcription factor 3, which encodes MVDGGKGEGGGEQASPPSTAARHGTTLRPRASVESVFSGGYSPGPMALLSNFYGDGDECKSFSELLAGAMVDPTAPSPMPTTTFALPPGFIDSPSQGQFGITHQQMLAQISSQAVQTHSEHPFSISAVSATSSCAAQQLIPPSMPDSKVKESLDYSHSEQKLQSSVNVDNKPNNDGYNWRKYGQKHVKGSDFSRSYYKCTRPNCPVKKKLERSLEGHVTAIIYKGEHNHQRPHRSKIVKETQTSNENSVSKMDLGSSQATGEHGSGTSDSEEVDDHETEADEKNDEPDAKRRNTEARIQDPATLHRSVAEPRIIVQTTSEVNLLDDGYRWRKYGQKVVKGNPYPRSYYKCTTQGCKVRKHVERASMDPKAVITTYEGKHNHDVPAAKTNSHTLANNSASQLKAQKFAIPDVKHSSSSRGVTGNEQRPVASLRLKEEQIT